TTAGTTCAGTCGCTATAGCTACATTTTACTTTTGAAAAAGGACGGACCTCGCATTTTGGGCTCCGTATGACGCGACATTTAATTTGCTCGCCTTAGCCGAGTTAAGTTGGAGCTGTGGGTGTCATGGCCCCTCGCTGCCGGGATTGGGTAGATGGACACTGAAACACCGCCGATCTAATGGACTCAGCGCTGAAATTTTGAAGGTGGAAACTCTCGAAGACCAGGCTCATGGAAGTTGCTGATAATAGCATTTATTCTTTTGATTGCTACTTGGGTGAGCCTTGGAACCCGGGGTAGTGCCTGATGAATGGAAATATCACCGAGGacatgtatgttgtacttggttgggacttttttttcccccaagGATTCCGTTGTAGAGCATTAAACATCAACCAAAATCCCCCCTCAATAGATAGGTGTATATTACTGCTCAACATGAAGTAGTCTGGTTCAAGCTAAACAGTCATGGGAGGAGGTGAGAGTCTGGTGGACTTGAAAGAATAAACAATGTTGTGTTTCGTTGCACTGATGTTGTGTTACGCAAGAGCAACCCGCGATAGCCCTAGAACGGAGGGGATCGCCCCTTTGTGCGTCTGTACAATATATACCGCATGGCACTAGATAATTACTAGTCTGTTTAGTTTCCACCATCAGCATGTATGAGGTCCGAGCAACACGCAGATGCAATTTGATGTCGAAGGAGAATAGCCTGATAGTCACATCGAGCATGGAGGAGCCATCTTCCAGAAACGTAGAGGCTTTCGCGGAGGAAGCTCAAGGCTGTATAGCGATGATAATAGGTTGGTAGATTCAATGTATCAACATCATGTTCGTTGTTGGACTCTCTAGGTAAAGCATTTTATGCTAAAAATGTCAATCGAGACAGACTAGAGATCTGTAGAAAAGACCCCGCtcaggaagaggaagatttTAGAGTGAGCCTCTTATTCCTAGGAACGTTGTGTTGGCTAGGACTAATTAAGCAAATATAGGGTATGGTGATGCCGTCGGAATCAATATGGAGCCGTGGTATCCCCTCCGAAGACCTGTCATCCGAGGAATTGGAGACGCAATGAAACGGCTCTGGAAATACCAACGGGAAGAGATAGGCTACAGCAATAGGACTACTCTTGACTGCTCTAGCTTTCTCGCGCCAGAGGTCCGACTTGAAATCGCGTCCTAGTTTTACACAACCGATTTCTTCGGTCTTCAGTCTGTCGCCTGAGCGATGGCGCTTTTCCTTTCGTTCCACTCATTCTAAACGACGAGATTTCGAGTAAAGGGAGACCGTGGATTTTGAGCCCATCGATCGGATGTACACCCAAGCCACCAAAACTGGCAATCAACCCTACCGCTGCAAGGCAAGGTTTGATCAACCACATCTCTATCTCTGGTCCTTACGTCGATGTTGGGTGAATAATCGACGAAAACATAATGGACAGGCGCCCAATGGCTCAAGCATGAAATGTGATTTGAGGCTGATAAGCCATGGAGTGGATACGCTAAAAGCAAATTGAGCGCAATTCGCGAGATATGAGTCTCGGATGGAGAAGGCTGTACTCAGATCCCTCGCGAATGGGGCCAGCAGAGGGAATTAGTTCAGGTGTCAAGTTTCATTATGAATGCTCCCGATTTAACTCGTACCACACTTAACTCTGCGACATCTGTAGGTGTGACACCCTTTGCTTCGGCTTCCAACGCCGACCATGATTCGCTACTTGAGGGATTAGATGATCAGACTTGAGATGCGAAAGTGTAGTGGCATATCAGAGGGGCCAATCAAACATTTCTCAGTGGGTGGAGCTGATCGGGTACTCTGCTAAGTTTCAGTCAAGATGGTTCAGGGATACTTTTTGGAATGTTGCAAATGGCTGTAGATGATGTGGATGTTTCGGAGAAGGCGAGTGTGTTAGAAGGGTATGACACTCTACATCTGGCCATCTGGCCATACAAACCCCCCCCCTAACCACTTGTATGCCCCAAACAGGGATTGAAGTAATGATTTTCGTGATTATTCGTGATTCAATTTGCCTGCTGGTGTACGATGAGGTGTTAGTTTGAACTGCACACTCTGGCTTGTCGAAGAGGAGGAATTTTGgggacttttttttaatacAAAGGACCTCAATCTAGTCTCCAAACTTTACACGTTTCTCTTCCAAAAAGGCGAACTGGGTTCCAACGGGGCCACACTTCGAAAGTTTGATAACCGCCCAAATAACTACAAGAACAGGAAAAAGTGTCTTGAAAGACTATATTGTTCATAACCTAGCCATGACCAGAATTCAATCATCTTCTGGGGATGCTTCAAATTCCACGGAAACTGTCTTGGTGACTGGAGGCTCCGGTTTCCTTGCATCCCATCTAGTCCGTGAGCTGTTGAAGCAAGGCTATTCTGTCCGAGTCACTGTTCGATCCGAGGCTGTTGCAAAGAAGGTCCTCCAAGCACACGCCCTGGACAGCCAGCGGCTTTCATACATCCTGGTTCCAGATATGGTTCTCCCAGGTGCGTACGATGAAGCTGTTCGAGGTGTCACCGGGGTGTTCCATTTATCTTCCCCTTGTACATTTCTTGCGAAAGACAACGCCAAGGATCTTCTTATCCCAGCCGTATCAGGGACTCGAGGCATTTTCCAGTCCATCAAACAGCATGGTCCGGATGTCAAGCGGGTTGTTTTGACATCGTCAATGGCGGCCATGGTCGATCCTAAGATTGGCATGGACCGTGGCCATTTATACACCGAAGACGACTGGGCTAAAACAACTTGGGATGAAGCAGCCAAGTTGTCCCCAGTTCAAGGataccttgctagcaagcAGCTTGCCGAGAGGGCGGCATGGGATTTTATCCAAAATGAGCAGCCTTCGTTCGACCTCGTCACACTTTGTCCCGGAGTTATCGTACGTTTTCCAAAGTCTGATGCAATTTCTACATTCACTAAGTGATTTATAGATGGGACCAATGATTATTCCAACCCACGATCTGTCCACCAACATCTCCCATGCCTCCGTTCACCAGTTAATGAAAGGAAAGCTAGATACCCCAGGAGAAACACCTTTTCCATTCTACATTGATGTCAGAGACGCAGCTCATTTTCATACCCGAGCATACGAAGAAGTCGTTGCCTCTAACCAAAGATATGCGATAACATCCGGCATCTACAGTCAGCAGCAGATTGTTGATATCATGAGAAAACACTTCCCCTCTCTCAAGGAGCGCCTTCCGGCTGGAAGAACTGAAGAGAGTGAAGTGGCCAGGGTGGATATCAGCAAGGCAACTAGAGACCTTGGGTTTGCTCCGAGGGGTCTTGAAGAGACAATTGTGGAGACTGTCGGTTGCTTTTTGGAAATTGAGCAAATTGGACATTCTACCGTTTAGGAAATGTGATCTTGTAGACTTCTTATCTCGGACTTCAGAGCTAAGGTTTAATCTGTGGCAAAGACATTTTCCAGATTCCTCCAGTCTACATGAGTTTTATCATGGATCTCTAAAATCACGGACTTGCACATGAATTTGGGTAATTTGGTCTGGCAGTGAGTTGGTGCTCGTCCAGTTCAATCTCTAGCCACCCCTTCAAACAACACAAAATAGGTTGATGTGCGCTCATGTATAAAAGTGCCTAGGAAAGAGAGTGATTCTTCGCATTCTTCGCCTTGGTCAAAATCTCATCAACCTCCTTGGCGTGCTTCGAGAAATTGTCCACTAAGCTATCCCACATCTTAGGTTCATGCTCATGTTTCTTGGGGCTGTGCCATGCATAATCGGTAATTGTGAATGGACGGCAAGATTCGAACATGAATGCAATCGACGCTTTGGATATCTGCATCGCTGGTGGTGCATTTTCGGTGGCCTCCTTGAACTCTTCGTAGGCAACGCCATGCGGGACCACTAGACACAGTGTCAGTATGGACTCGAACTCGTGTTGAAAAGGCAAAATTCTAGGCTGATCATACTGCTACATTCAAAAGACACACTGCCAGGCTTAAATTCGTCTGAACGGCCGCCGTAACCGCCGTAGATAAGACCCATCAGTTCGGATGCGGCATTGCGGTGGTAATATGGAGGCCGATATGTATCTTAATTACTGTTAGCGGTGTTCGCGAATGAAGGAATTGATCAGACATACGTGAGGCGACGTCCCACCGAGGAGAGAAAGTGAGGAAATCAGCCAGAGGCGCAGTAAGGTCGCGAGACTTGGCTGTCAAGACACAGAAAATAGAAGGGTCGATATGATCTACAGAGATGGAGCCGACATTGACGAACTTGGTCAAGTCATATTTATAAGGGACCTGGATTGCATTAGATGACTGAGATCTAATCGTCACCCGAACAAAACTCACATAGTTTCCGTGCCAGGCAACGACATCAAATGGGCTGTGGTTCTGAGTACTCCTGAAGAACTTGCCTCCCAGCTTGTAAATGATTTCCCAAGGCTCCTGAGTTACCTCATATCGAGAGGTAGGGCTTAAAAAGTCTCTCCCATTTGCAAGACCATTAGCACCAAGGGGTCCCAGCTCCGGGAGCTCAAATTGCGTGCCCCAGACCTCGAGGATGTACCCACGGGAGGGCCCGTCCGGAAGATTGACCCTAAAGCGGATCCCCCTCTGGATAATAACTATCTCACCTGGCTGCACAAAGATAGGACCAAATTCAGTTTGAATGTCAAGTGCTCCCTGCTGTGGAACAATAAGGAATTCACCATCGGAGTTGACAAATGCCTTCTGCTCCATGCTTGTGTTGGCGACATAGACATGTGTGGCCAAACCTTCACGCAGCGTGGGGTCACCCGAGCCGGCAACCGTCTTCAATCCTGAAACAAAGTCGACTGCTTCGGTTTTGGGAATATCAAAGGGGTGCCATGCTAGCTGGGTTGGGGATACATGGATGCGCGGGTTCAACGGTAGGAAATTTGCCTCGGTGTCTCTATTATCTGGAAGCGCTGTCTGCAAGCGGTGTCAGCGCTCAACCCCAGAACGAAGAACAAGAGTACTTACAAAGCCCTGATGGGCGACAGCGGGGCGGACACGGTATAGCCACGCCTTTCTATTGCAGTGTCGTGGAGCGACAAAAGCAGTAGCTGTAATCTGTTCGGCGTAAAGACCAAACCTCACATTGCGAGGGTTGTTTTGGCCGTGGGGGATCGTTCCAGGGATTGCTTCAGATGTAAAGCTGTTTGAGGGTTATTAAACCAGCCTTTTATTCCATCGACCTTGGAACGGTGGATGATGTGATGATACATACGCGTTGCCAAAGCCAGATTGGTACTATGGAAGGGTTAGTTATTTAGAGACATAGCATACATCATGATGCAGCAAGATACCTCATAGGGATCGTTACACCTTGTGTTGAAGGAAGGGATAGTTCCATCCTTTTGGGTCTCGGCCCAGTGGAATATCTTTTGATACTCTTCGGGGTCCGATAAAGAATCCGTAGAAGGCATAGTGATGAAGATTAGTCGAACGCAGAGAATAAACAAAGTAGAAAGAGTCGTGATTGTTTAAGTCATCTTCTGAAGTAGCACCGGGGTGCAACACCCCTATTTATGCACTTCAGCATAACTGATTTGATCAGATATGTGGAGTCACCaagttcccccccccccccccaaaaggCAAGTTTACAACCCAAAATCCCAGCCAAATTCTCTATACAATTCGTCAACTTGAGAAAATAGCGAGGCACGGATGTGCCTCGGGAGACCCGGCATGGTAACAAAACATCAGCTGAATATACGCTGTTGATGTATGGGACATCCTAGCGGTGAATCACCCCAAAATTCGGCAAAGCCATGGTCAATCGACTTGCCGGGCTTTCCTGGTGGACCAGCTTGGGGCGATGAATTGCGGAGAAATAGCACTGGTGTGAAGAGAAGACAGAAGACCCACATGAGTAAGGGCTGAGTAACGGAGAGTTGATCTTTTGGAAGTTGGACGGGAATAGGATGATCATTCAACTGCCGAGATACTCACTGTGGGGTCTTGGCACCTACGATGCTGTATATTATAGATGATGTTCAAACTTGATGAAGCGGTTGGCAAAAAGAATTATGAAAAAATTTCTAATCTAGTTTGAACTTTCCAATACTACAACACCTAAACTGgggcgggggggggggcaattttttataaaaaaaaacattcaAAAGCCATCCAGAAAGACGTAAGAAGACCACTCTTGTATTCAACAATAGCGACATGAGGATTTTGCGATCAGAGTGTGGGGAATTGAGCATATATGAAGGATGGATTTTTAGACCAGTTTAACATTAATTCAACAGACTAATTCTCCCTGCCGTCAAAGCAAACACAATGGGCATATACGCGACACTTCCCGCTTCCTTAAGTACCTTGCAATGCTCAACCCTCCGACGAGCAGCGAACTGTGACTCATCAATCTCCGTACACTCCCCTAGAGGTCCAAAAGCAAATCTCAGATCGGTAGACCAAGGTCCAACACCATGGACGAACCGAATCCAACGCTGTCGCATCTCCTTTCCAACAGCTCTTGCCGCAGCATTAAACGATAGATCGACGCCGTCAAAGAGAAACAGCAAGTCAACGGCATGATGTGCACGGCTGGAAGCTTGCCAAGGATTAGATTGGTCGAACACATATCGGAAGACACGCTTGTTGGCTGCGCGTAACTTGTCCGTAATGACCTCCACTGGAAGTGTATACCGAACATCATTGACGAGATCCAGAGCTCCCAGCTTTGCAGCAGTTGGGCGATCACTGACAATTTGGTACAGTTTTCGAAGCTGGGTGCCCCATTGGTTGTCGGTCTCGAACGCAGCTGCGATTGTCTTTCCGTCAAGGAGCTCGATGCCATTTCGCCAAATTATGGACTGAGACACGGATTAACGATGTTCGAAGATCCGGCACAGGCAAAAGTATTGACTTACCTCGTACTCAACATCCCCAATCATTACTTCCTCAGCCTGCTCAGGTCTGGTTTCCCAACCTATCAGTTCAGGCTCCTCTTGGATCCACATGGTATTCACATTGCACTCTCTCAGTGCTTGAATCAGTGCGATACCGGAGGATTCACGCAGTGAGGTTTGACCAAGCTCCCGGACCTTTGCTTCCAGTCCTCGAATAAGACCATCTCCCCTTTCGACCGGAAGCGGCGAGGACAGATAAAGACTTCCAGATGCCATGACAGCCCTCTTCACAGGAGGGCCGGTGATGAGATGTGCATGGACATAGATAGCACCTGCGCTTTCGCCCGACAAGGTGATATTTGCCTGCATGCAATGAGCATCGTCACGTATTCGCAGGAAACGGTGACCATCTGACTTACAGGGTCACCCCCGAAACCCGCAATGTTCTGTCGCACCCACTCAATACCCAGACGCTGATCTTTTAGAGCCagattcttttctttgccATCTCCAAAGCTGAATATATTTAGGCGGTAATTGATCGAGACAAAGATGATAGGTGTTCCTGCCTTGATAGAATCTGCGACAATCTGGATCGGGTCACAAATCTTGGAGGCAGCAGAGCAGAATGTGACGATCTGAGAGCCGCCATGTATCCAGACAAGAACAGGAAGAGGGCTTGTCATGGAAGAGTTGGGAGGACATGTAATCTCTAAATTCAGGCATTCAAATTCATCCTCTCCTTCCGGGGCAATAGGGAAGTCTTCTGGAATGCGGAGGAGATGTCGGACATCCACATCTGGTTGAGGGCATATCGGACTAAATTCGATATCAGTATACGAACTCACTATTTCCTAAACATGGTCGGTGTCTTTCTTATGCAAATACAGCTTACCCATATTTTGAGGAATCAACAACTGCCCCGTTGAAACTGTGCACAGGCTCGGCCTTCTCGAATCGTGCCGGGATACTAGCATATTTTATACCCAGAAATTGATGAACGGGCACATTTTGATCATCACGCTGGATGCCCTTGAATGTGACATTCAAGGCCAAGTGTTGGAGATGAGTCGCCATTGTAGAAGAAAAGTAGATCTAATGAGGCGATAAAAGTAGAATGAGAACCTCGGACAATTTGGGTGACACTCCACAATCACGGCTGATCTCCTCTCAACAATTCCCGAGTATGTCGGCACGTCCATGACGTGGGGCTGCAGGAACAATTGTGGGGTTCGTGCAGGGGAATTCACAGAGGAGCGATTTGTTGAATCAgttattttctttttcaaaaaGCATTTTCTCACAGAGCGAGGAAATTGTTGCTGCTCGAAACGATGCTGAAAGGTGGATCTATATCCCGACAATCAAGACACCTAGGCCGAAGGTGAAATTGTCCATGAGGCTGTCATAGTTGGCATGCAAAGAATGTATGAAATTAAAAAGTGTGGTTTCTTAATTTGTCTTCGTCAAATCATGAGCGAGGGACGCTGTCAGTCAATTGGACTTCGTTCTCTGACACGACCGGCTTTCTCAAGATCCAGCCACCCACGAATAACAGGATGGGGACAGACGATATTCCAGCTATCAACCCTAATGCCCATCCCATTGCCCCCCAACCAGTCTCCTGCCGAATATAACCCGCAAAGAATGGCCCAATTAGACTCCCAGCCGCGAATCCCATATTTGACAGCCCAAAAGCTAGAGCCATGGCACCGCCACGACCAAAGATATCAGGAGTTTgatcctccttctccttcacagCGAAGAAGACCTCGGTAACGAGAGGGGGCATGGCCACCGCAAAGCACAGCCCAACACAAGCGAGAAGAGCACATAAGAGAATCTTGTGCTTGATCGAGTTATCTG
Above is a window of Penicillium digitatum chromosome 2, complete sequence DNA encoding:
- a CDS encoding Homogentisate 1,2-dioxygenase, putative gives rise to the protein MPSTDSLSDPEEYQKIFHWAETQKDGTIPSFNTRCNDPYEYQSGFGNAFTSEAIPGTIPHGQNNPRNVRFGLYAEQITATAFVAPRHCNRKAWLYRVRPAVAHQGFTALPDNRDTEANFLPLNPRIHVSPTQLAWHPFDIPKTEAVDFVSGLKTVAGSGDPTLREGLATHVYVANTSMEQKAFVNSDGEFLIVPQQGALDIQTEFGPIFVQPGEIVIIQRGIRFRVNLPDGPSRGYILEVWGTQFELPELGPLGANGLANGRDFLSPTSRYEVTQEPWEIIYKLGGKFFRSTQNHSPFDVVAWHGNYVPYKYDLTKFVNVGSISVDHIDPSIFCVLTAKSRDLTAPLADFLTFSPRWDVASHTYRPPYYHRNAASELMGLIYGGYGGRSDEFKPGSVSFECSMVPHGVAYEEFKEATENAPPAMQISKASIAFMFESCRPFTITDYAWHSPKKHEHEPKMWDSLVDNFSKHAKEVDEILTKAKNAKNHSLS
- a CDS encoding 3-beta hydroxysteroid dehydrogenase/isomerase; this encodes MTRIQSSSGDASNSTETVLVTGGSGFLASHLVRELLKQGYSVRVTVRSEAVAKKVLQAHALDSQRLSYILVPDMVLPGAYDEAVRGVTGVFHLSSPCTFLAKDNAKDLLIPAVSGTRGIFQSIKQHGPDVKRVVLTSSMAAMVDPKIGMDRGHLYTEDDWAKTTWDEAAKLSPVQGYLASKQLAERAAWDFIQNEQPSFDLVTLCPGVIMGPMIIPTHDLSTNISHASVHQLMKGKLDTPGETPFPFYIDVRDAAHFHTRAYEEVVASNQRYAITSGIYSQQQIVDIMRKHFPSLKERLPAGRTEESEVARVDISKATRDLGFAPRGLEETIVETVGCFLEIEQIGHSTV
- a CDS encoding Carboxylesterase, putative, with protein sequence MATHLQHLALNVTFKGIQRDDQNVPVHQFLGIKYASIPARFEKAEPVHSFNGAVVDSSKYGPICPQPDVDVRHLLRIPEDFPIAPEGEDEFECLNLEITCPPNSSMTSPLPVLVWIHGGSQIVTFCSAASKICDPIQIVADSIKAGTPIIFVSINYRLNIFSFGDGKEKNLALKDQRLGIEWVRQNIAGFGGDPANITLSGESAGAIYVHAHLITGPPVKRAVMASGSLYLSSPLPVERGDGLIRGLEAKVRELGQTSLRESSGIALIQALRECNVNTMWIQEEPELIGWETRPEQAEEVMIGDVEYESIIWRNGIELLDGKTIAAAFETDNQWGTQLRKLYQIVSDRPTAAKLGALDLVNDVRYTLPVEVITDKLRAANKRVFRYVFDQSNPWQASSRAHHAVDLLFLFDGVDLSFNAAARAVGKEMRQRWIRFVHGVGPWSTDLRFAFGPLGECTEIDESQFAARRRVEHCKVLKEAGSVAYMPIVFALTAGRISLLN